The Candidatus Cloacimonadota bacterium genome has a window encoding:
- a CDS encoding TrkA family potassium uptake protein codes for MFIIIAGAGIIGSQIAHMLVQNKHNVVVIDLDRDVCETIYAETGAMTIHGNATRIKVLEEAGVKRSDTLLCLMRNDADNISCALLAKSLGIENIIARLRKPQYEQAYQIAGVTSIVDISELLLDRIIIEVEKPKVRKIFTLGVGKASVYAVRIPEGGKVVGKKIHEIAQDNDFPDECVFMGIFRKDEEDIVIPRGNHALKQDDLVFIFSKSQFIKSATDYLTKIGRSKIFNKS; via the coding sequence ATGTTTATTATTATTGCAGGGGCGGGAATTATCGGATCACAGATCGCACATATGCTTGTACAGAATAAGCATAATGTGGTTGTCATAGATTTGGATAGAGATGTGTGCGAAACTATCTATGCAGAAACAGGGGCGATGACTATACATGGAAATGCCACACGCATCAAAGTACTTGAAGAAGCTGGTGTAAAACGCTCAGATACTCTGTTATGCCTTATGAGGAATGATGCTGATAATATCTCCTGCGCACTTCTTGCAAAAAGTCTCGGTATTGAAAACATTATTGCTCGACTCAGAAAACCGCAGTATGAACAAGCATATCAAATTGCAGGTGTCACAAGTATTGTGGACATTTCAGAACTTTTATTAGACAGGATAATCATCGAGGTTGAAAAACCAAAAGTGAGGAAGATATTCACTCTCGGTGTGGGCAAAGCATCGGTCTATGCAGTTCGTATTCCTGAAGGAGGAAAGGTTGTAGGCAAGAAGATCCATGAGATTGCGCAGGATAATGATTTTCCAGACGAATGTGTTTTCATGGGAATCTTCAGGAAAGACGAAGAAGACATTGTGATCCCCCGAGGTAATCATGCGTTAAAACAGGATGATTTGGTTTTTATATTCTCGAAAAGCCAATTTATTAAATCAGCGACTGATTATTTGACCAAAATCGGTCGTAGCAAGATCTTTAACAAATCATAA